A DNA window from Augochlora pura isolate Apur16 chromosome 9, APUR_v2.2.1, whole genome shotgun sequence contains the following coding sequences:
- the LOC144475321 gene encoding ATP-dependent RNA helicase p62 isoform X1 — protein sequence MLRQAIGSVRALTSRTFGAMSNGYSNGNYRGGNKVPRRGYGGTNSTTNGRFGNRNNQNSKSSAGSNLRKPNWSFENLKPFKKDFYVPHPNVQGRHPRDVDIFRQENQITLKGEKVPNPIQHFEEGNFPDYVMQGIRKQGFNEPTAIQAQGWPIAMSGQNMVGIAQTGSGKTLGYILPAIVHINSQQPLNRGDGPIALILAPTRELAQQIQSVANDFGSLSYVRNTCIFGGAPKGSQARDLERGVEICIATPGRLIDFLERGTTNLRRCTYLVLDEADRMLDMGFEPQIRKIIEQIRPDRQVLMWSATWPKEVRNLAEEYLTNYTQLNIGSLTLAANHNILQIVDVCQEHEKETKLGSLLQEIGNVNDDGGKTIIFVETKKKVENITRNIRRYGWPAVCMHGDKSQQERDHVLREFRNNRGSILVATDVAARGLDVDDVKYVINFDYPSSSEDYIHRIGRTGRSNCTGTSYAFFTPQNSRQAKDLINVLKEANQVVNPKLSELADRSGNYGGRNRWGYSSRGRENMFSGSHKRFDMGRGSNYSS from the exons AT GTTGCGACAAGCAATTGGGTCTGTGCGTGCTTTGACAAGTAg GACGTTCGGAGCTATGTCCAACGGTTATAGCAATGGGAATTACCGAGGTGGTAATAAAGTTCCAAGAAGAGGATATGGGGGAACCAATAGCACTACTAATGGACGTTTTGGAAATCGCAACAACCAAAACTCTAAGAGTAGCGCTGGTAGTAATTTAAGAAAACCAAACTGGAGCTTTGAAAATCTAAAACCTTTCAAGAAAGATTTTTACGTACCCCATCCTAATGTACAAGGACGTCATCCTCGAGATGTGGATATATTTAGACAAGAAAACCAAATTACTTTGAAGGGAGAGAAGGTCCCTAATCCTATTCAGCATTTTGAAGAGGGAAATTTTCCTGATTATGTAATGCAGGGGATTAGAAAACAAGGGTTCAATGAACCAACTGCTATTCAAGCACAGGGATGGCCAATTGCCATGTCTGGTCAAAATATGGTTGGAATAGCACAAACCGGATCTGGAAAGACATTAGGATATATTTTACCTGCAATAGTACACATCAATAGCCAACAGCCATTAAATCGCGGTGATGGTCCAATTGCTCTTATCCTAGCACCAACCAGAGAATTAGCGCAACAGATTCAAAGTGTTGCTAACGATTTTGGATCTTTGTCTTATGTAAGGAATACCTGCATTTTTGGGGGTGCACCAAAGGGAAGTCAAGCACGCGATTTAGAACGGGGAGTTGAAATTTGTATTGCAACTCCTGGAAGGTTGATTGACTTTTTGGAACGTGGTACGACGAATTTACGCAGATGTACCTACTTAGTTTTGGACGAAGCTGATAGGATGTTAGATATGGGTTTTGAACCACAAAtccgaaaaattattgaacaaattaGACCAGACAGACAAGTTCTTATGTGGTCAGCAACTTGGCCAAAGGAAGTTAGAAACCTTGCAGAAGAGTATCTTACAAATTATACACAATTGAATATAGGATCATTAACACTGGCAGCCAACCataatattcttcaaattgTTGATGTTTGTCAGGAacatgaaaaagaaacgaa aTTGGGCTCGCTTCTTCAGGAAATTGGTAATGTCAATGATGATGGTGGAAAGactataatttttgtagaaacaAAGAAGAAAGTGGAGAATATCACAAGAAATATTCGTCGTTATGGGTGGCCTGCAGTGTGTATGCATGGTGACAAATCACAACAAGAACGAGATCACGTCCTTAGAG aatttaggAACAACAGAGGTTCAATTCTTGTAGCAACGGACGTTGCTGCTCGCGGATTGg atgTCGATGATGTAAAGTACGTGATCAACTTCGATTATCCGTCGTCATCTGAAGACTACATCCACAGAATTGGTAGAACCGGCCGATCAAATTGTACGGGGACAAGTTATGCATTCTTTACACCACAAAACAGTCGGCAGGCTAAAGACCTAATTAATGTACTTAAAGAAGCCAATCAAGTAGTAAATCCCAAGTTGTCCGAACTTGCAGATAGAAGTGGAAATTACGGTGGCCGAA ATCGCTGGGGATACAGTAGCCGAGGAAGGGAAAACATGTTCTCTGGATCACACAAACGATTCGACATGGGCAGAGGTTCAAACTATTCTAGttga
- the LOC144475321 gene encoding ATP-dependent RNA helicase p62 isoform X2 — MTFGAMSNGYSNGNYRGGNKVPRRGYGGTNSTTNGRFGNRNNQNSKSSAGSNLRKPNWSFENLKPFKKDFYVPHPNVQGRHPRDVDIFRQENQITLKGEKVPNPIQHFEEGNFPDYVMQGIRKQGFNEPTAIQAQGWPIAMSGQNMVGIAQTGSGKTLGYILPAIVHINSQQPLNRGDGPIALILAPTRELAQQIQSVANDFGSLSYVRNTCIFGGAPKGSQARDLERGVEICIATPGRLIDFLERGTTNLRRCTYLVLDEADRMLDMGFEPQIRKIIEQIRPDRQVLMWSATWPKEVRNLAEEYLTNYTQLNIGSLTLAANHNILQIVDVCQEHEKETKLGSLLQEIGNVNDDGGKTIIFVETKKKVENITRNIRRYGWPAVCMHGDKSQQERDHVLREFRNNRGSILVATDVAARGLDVDDVKYVINFDYPSSSEDYIHRIGRTGRSNCTGTSYAFFTPQNSRQAKDLINVLKEANQVVNPKLSELADRSGNYGGRNRWGYSSRGRENMFSGSHKRFDMGRGSNYSS; from the exons AT GACGTTCGGAGCTATGTCCAACGGTTATAGCAATGGGAATTACCGAGGTGGTAATAAAGTTCCAAGAAGAGGATATGGGGGAACCAATAGCACTACTAATGGACGTTTTGGAAATCGCAACAACCAAAACTCTAAGAGTAGCGCTGGTAGTAATTTAAGAAAACCAAACTGGAGCTTTGAAAATCTAAAACCTTTCAAGAAAGATTTTTACGTACCCCATCCTAATGTACAAGGACGTCATCCTCGAGATGTGGATATATTTAGACAAGAAAACCAAATTACTTTGAAGGGAGAGAAGGTCCCTAATCCTATTCAGCATTTTGAAGAGGGAAATTTTCCTGATTATGTAATGCAGGGGATTAGAAAACAAGGGTTCAATGAACCAACTGCTATTCAAGCACAGGGATGGCCAATTGCCATGTCTGGTCAAAATATGGTTGGAATAGCACAAACCGGATCTGGAAAGACATTAGGATATATTTTACCTGCAATAGTACACATCAATAGCCAACAGCCATTAAATCGCGGTGATGGTCCAATTGCTCTTATCCTAGCACCAACCAGAGAATTAGCGCAACAGATTCAAAGTGTTGCTAACGATTTTGGATCTTTGTCTTATGTAAGGAATACCTGCATTTTTGGGGGTGCACCAAAGGGAAGTCAAGCACGCGATTTAGAACGGGGAGTTGAAATTTGTATTGCAACTCCTGGAAGGTTGATTGACTTTTTGGAACGTGGTACGACGAATTTACGCAGATGTACCTACTTAGTTTTGGACGAAGCTGATAGGATGTTAGATATGGGTTTTGAACCACAAAtccgaaaaattattgaacaaattaGACCAGACAGACAAGTTCTTATGTGGTCAGCAACTTGGCCAAAGGAAGTTAGAAACCTTGCAGAAGAGTATCTTACAAATTATACACAATTGAATATAGGATCATTAACACTGGCAGCCAACCataatattcttcaaattgTTGATGTTTGTCAGGAacatgaaaaagaaacgaa aTTGGGCTCGCTTCTTCAGGAAATTGGTAATGTCAATGATGATGGTGGAAAGactataatttttgtagaaacaAAGAAGAAAGTGGAGAATATCACAAGAAATATTCGTCGTTATGGGTGGCCTGCAGTGTGTATGCATGGTGACAAATCACAACAAGAACGAGATCACGTCCTTAGAG aatttaggAACAACAGAGGTTCAATTCTTGTAGCAACGGACGTTGCTGCTCGCGGATTGg atgTCGATGATGTAAAGTACGTGATCAACTTCGATTATCCGTCGTCATCTGAAGACTACATCCACAGAATTGGTAGAACCGGCCGATCAAATTGTACGGGGACAAGTTATGCATTCTTTACACCACAAAACAGTCGGCAGGCTAAAGACCTAATTAATGTACTTAAAGAAGCCAATCAAGTAGTAAATCCCAAGTTGTCCGAACTTGCAGATAGAAGTGGAAATTACGGTGGCCGAA ATCGCTGGGGATACAGTAGCCGAGGAAGGGAAAACATGTTCTCTGGATCACACAAACGATTCGACATGGGCAGAGGTTCAAACTATTCTAGttga
- the LOC144475321 gene encoding ATP-dependent RNA helicase p62 isoform X3 — protein MLRQAIGSVRALTSRTFGAMSNGYSNGNYRGGNKVPRRGYGGTNSTTNGRFGNRNNQNSKSSAGSNLRKPNWSFENLKPFKKDFYVPHPNVQGRHPRDVDIFRQENQITLKGEKVPNPIQHFEEGNFPDYVMQGIRKQGFNEPTAIQAQGWPIAMSGQNMVGIAQTGSGKTLGYILPAIVHINSQQPLNRGDGPIALILAPTRELAQQIQSVANDFGSLSYVRNTCIFGGAPKGSQARDLERGVEICIATPGRLIDFLERGTTNLRRCTYLVLDEADRMLDMGFEPQIRKIIEQIRPDRQVLMWSATWPKEVRNLAEEYLTNYTQLNIGSLTLAANHNILQIVDVCQEHEKETKLGSLLQEIGNVNDDGGKTIIFVETKKKVENITRNIRRYGWPAVCMHGDKSQQERDHVLREFRNNRGSILVATDVAARGLEAHGAQIVLSVR, from the exons AT GTTGCGACAAGCAATTGGGTCTGTGCGTGCTTTGACAAGTAg GACGTTCGGAGCTATGTCCAACGGTTATAGCAATGGGAATTACCGAGGTGGTAATAAAGTTCCAAGAAGAGGATATGGGGGAACCAATAGCACTACTAATGGACGTTTTGGAAATCGCAACAACCAAAACTCTAAGAGTAGCGCTGGTAGTAATTTAAGAAAACCAAACTGGAGCTTTGAAAATCTAAAACCTTTCAAGAAAGATTTTTACGTACCCCATCCTAATGTACAAGGACGTCATCCTCGAGATGTGGATATATTTAGACAAGAAAACCAAATTACTTTGAAGGGAGAGAAGGTCCCTAATCCTATTCAGCATTTTGAAGAGGGAAATTTTCCTGATTATGTAATGCAGGGGATTAGAAAACAAGGGTTCAATGAACCAACTGCTATTCAAGCACAGGGATGGCCAATTGCCATGTCTGGTCAAAATATGGTTGGAATAGCACAAACCGGATCTGGAAAGACATTAGGATATATTTTACCTGCAATAGTACACATCAATAGCCAACAGCCATTAAATCGCGGTGATGGTCCAATTGCTCTTATCCTAGCACCAACCAGAGAATTAGCGCAACAGATTCAAAGTGTTGCTAACGATTTTGGATCTTTGTCTTATGTAAGGAATACCTGCATTTTTGGGGGTGCACCAAAGGGAAGTCAAGCACGCGATTTAGAACGGGGAGTTGAAATTTGTATTGCAACTCCTGGAAGGTTGATTGACTTTTTGGAACGTGGTACGACGAATTTACGCAGATGTACCTACTTAGTTTTGGACGAAGCTGATAGGATGTTAGATATGGGTTTTGAACCACAAAtccgaaaaattattgaacaaattaGACCAGACAGACAAGTTCTTATGTGGTCAGCAACTTGGCCAAAGGAAGTTAGAAACCTTGCAGAAGAGTATCTTACAAATTATACACAATTGAATATAGGATCATTAACACTGGCAGCCAACCataatattcttcaaattgTTGATGTTTGTCAGGAacatgaaaaagaaacgaa aTTGGGCTCGCTTCTTCAGGAAATTGGTAATGTCAATGATGATGGTGGAAAGactataatttttgtagaaacaAAGAAGAAAGTGGAGAATATCACAAGAAATATTCGTCGTTATGGGTGGCCTGCAGTGTGTATGCATGGTGACAAATCACAACAAGAACGAGATCACGTCCTTAGAG aatttaggAACAACAGAGGTTCAATTCTTGTAGCAACGGACGTTGCTGCTCGCGGATTGg AGGCACATGGTGCACAAATTGTGTTGAGTGTGCGATGA
- the LOC144475325 gene encoding uncharacterized protein LOC144475325 produces MIYCDSKTKELQCMPDDTFENISTVHETIILNLHKLYIKLWNVNRLTNHQKFIEELDLIAREGHPYIPSKASIKIVLKSLWGYDLETLVMDYCDLKHSINFDDYSQISEMIQEINYN; encoded by the exons ATGATTTATTGTGATTCTAAAACTAAGGAATTACAATGTATGCCAGATGatactttcgaaaatatttctactgtacacgaaactataattttaaatttacataaattatatattaaattgtggaACGTGAATCGATTGACAAATCAT CAAAAGTTTATTGAAGAATTGGATTTAATAGCCAGAGAAGGTCATCCATATATTCCATCCAAAgcaagtattaaaattgtacttaAAAGCCTTTGGGGATACGATTTAGAAACATTAGTGATGGATTACTGTGATCTAAAACATTCCATTAATTTCGACGATTATTCTCAAATTTCCGAAATGATtcaggaaattaattacaattag
- the LOC144475323 gene encoding mitochondrial thiamine pyrophosphate carrier produces MSVTIKLSDSKTDHALAGAISGFLTRFICQPLDVIKIRFQLQVEPIENTLISKYHSIPQTFFLIFKEEGIYALWKGHVPAQLLSIVYGASQFQVYHIFMKASGNFSECENWKFLTKFIAGAGAGCVATITSYPFDTVRTRLVAQSSNYPVYKGLKHSLSCILQQESPKAFFKGLLPTLLQIVPHSGLQFAFYGLFTDFYRTCSNETSDTKTSFYNSMLSGSMAGLLAKTIVYPFDIGRKRLQIQGFQHARRDFGNSFYCTGFFDCLRQTVKVEGLKGLFKGLAPSQLKAAATTALHFTTYEQSLMLIRAIRKFMVEEK; encoded by the exons ATGAGTGTTACAATAAAACTAAGTGATAGCAAAACAGATCATGCTTTAGCAGGAGCTATAAGTGGCTTTTTAACACGATTCATTTGTCAACCTTtagatgttataaaaattagatttcag ctACAAGTTGAACCTATTGAGAATACGCTTATTAGTAAATATCATTCTATACCACAAACATTCTTCTtgatatttaaagaagaaGGAATTTATGCACTTTGGAAAGGACATGTGCCTGCTCAACTTCTTTCAATCGTATATGGAGCGAGTCAG TTTCAAGTGtatcatatatttatgaaagctTCTGGAAACTTCTCTGAATGTGAGAACTGGAAATTTTTGACGAAATTTATAGCAGGTGCTGGTGCAGGTTGTGTAGCTACAATTACATCATATCCTTTTGATACTGTAAGGACTAGATTAGTGGCACAATCAAGTAATTATCCAGTATATAAGGGACTTAAACATTCTTTGAG ctgCATTCTTCAACAGGAATCTCCAAAAGCATTCTTTAAAGGTTTACTTCCAactttattacaaattgtacCACACAGTGGTTTGCAGTTTGCATTTTATGGTCTTTTCACTGATTTCTATAGAACATGTAGCAATGAAACAAGTGATACAAAAActagtttttataattctatgtTATCTGGCAGTATGGCAGGTCTGTTAGCTAAAACTATAGTATATCCATTTGATATTGGTAGAAAAAGGTTACAAATACAAGGATTTCAGCATGCTAGAAGAGATTTTGGTAATTCTTTCTATTGTACAGGATTTTTCGACTGTTTAAGACAAACAGTTAAAGTAGAAGGTCTAAAGGGATTATTTAAGGGTCTTGCACCAAGTCAGTTAAAAGCTGCAGCAACGACAGCATTGCATTTCACTACCTATGAACaaagtttaatgttaataagagcaataagaaaatttatggttgaggaaaaataa